One genomic segment of Tripterygium wilfordii isolate XIE 37 chromosome 9, ASM1340144v1, whole genome shotgun sequence includes these proteins:
- the LOC120006504 gene encoding CDP-diacylglycerol--glycerol-3-phosphate 3-phosphatidyltransferase 2 gives MVALKLAVSPYKLLRMFTTTATTTTTKRKHNVSVFNGKIGERMSLIYRDRRRITPYTQLPYKRNKAKLGLTFRTTHNSLSRNSSFSADRDYGSHSSGLGSGMGLESKPGSVDDCYSCNNDQKNKLDHQNQQQPLPSPWMQNQNKQSSKLLTLPTILTLGRVAAVPLLVCTFYVDSWWGRTATTSIFIAAAITDWLDGYIARKMKLGSSFGAFLDPVADKLMVAATLVLLCTKPFESAIFGQVPWLLTVPAIAIIGREITMSAVREWAASQNSKLLEAVAVNNLGKWKTATQMIALTILLATRDSSLSEPGLVASGVTLLYISAGLSVWSLFVYMRKIWKVLLK, from the exons ATGGTGGCCCTCAAACTGGCCGTTTCTCCATACAAACTGCTGCGCATGTTtaccaccaccgccaccacaACCACCACAAAACGTAAACACAACGTCAGCGTCTTTAATGGTAAGATAGGAGAGAGAATGTCGCTTATTTATAGAGATAGACGGAGGATAACACCCTACACACAACTTCCTTATAAAAGGAACAAAGCAAAGCTAGGGCTTACGTTTCGCACCACCCATAACTCTCTGTCTCGCAATTCTAGCTTCTCCGCAGACAGAGATTACGGGTCCCATTCGTCCGGGTTGGGGTCGGGTATGGGATTGGAAAGCAAGCCCGGCAGTGTGGACGATTGTTATTCGTGTAACAACGACCAGAAGAACAAACTCGACCATCAAAATCAGCAGCAGCCCTTGCCGTCGCCTTGGATGCAAAATCAGAATAAGCAGTCCTCGAAGTTGCTCACATTGCCCACGATCTTAACCCTTGGTCGCGTCGCTGCCGTGCCTCTTCTCGTTTGCA caTTTTATGTGGATAGTTGGTGGGGAAGGACTGCCACGACAAGTATATTCATAGCTGCGGCAATTACAGATTGGCTTGATGGGTACATCGCTAGGAAG ATGAAGCTAGGATCTTCTTTTGGTGCTTTTTTGGATCCAGTGGCTGACAAG CTTATGGTTGCTGCCACTCTGGTCTTGTTGTGTACCAAACCTTTTGAAAGTGCTATATTTGGACAAGTTCCATGGCTTCTAACTGTACCTGCAATTGCCATTATTGGTAGGGAG ATAACAATGTCTGCAGTGAGAGAATGGGCTGCTTCTCAGAATAGTAAGCTTTTAGAG GCTGTTGCTGTAAATAACTTGGGGAAGTGGAAAACTGCGACTCAAATGATTGCTCTAACCATCCTCCTGGCTACCCGGGATAGCag TCTCAGCGAGCCTGGACTTGTAGCCTCTGGTGTTACTCTGCTTTATATCTCAGCAGGGCTTTCAGTGTGGTCTTTATTTGTGTATATGAGGAAGATATGGAAAGTGTTGCTGAAGTAG